The window CCATGTCTTCGAAAGCTAGAGAAGGTCATGTCCGACCCGCAGGACATGCAGGCACAGGAGATCGTCTCGGTCGCCACGCTTGCTGCCTGGACGGCGCAAAGCGCCTGGGGTGACCTCGATTCGGTCAACACCCATTGGAGCACAGGACTCAGGCAGCGGATATGTGCTTCAATCAGCGAGTGCACCCGCAAGAAATGCAGGTACTTCCCGAATCTGTGCTATCTGCACGGGACCCGGCGCAAGGCAGGGAAGGCCCACATCGTGGTGACCAATCACGCCCTCCTCTTCAGGGATGCTGCGGCCGGCGGCGGAATTCTACCGACGCTGCGCCACTGGATCGTGGATGAAGCCCATGCTGCGGAGGCCGAGGCTCGTCGGCAGTTGACGCTCGAGGCGTCCCACCGAGATCTGGGCGCTACTTTGGCGCTCCTTCACACCAAGGGAAGAGGCGGGATTCTAGAGGGCGTTCGCCGAAAAGCGTTGCAGGCGGAATCAGTGACGACCACCGATCTAATCCACGCAGTGGATGCCCTGGAGGAACGCATTGGGACAGCCGCCGCTCTGACCGACTCGTTCTTCGACTACGTCAAGGATATCGGCGAATCGGTCGGAGACAGGGACTACACTTACTGCGAGCTCAGGATCGACGGGCGGATCCGACATACGAGGGAGTGGGCCGCAGTAGAGAGGGTGGGCGCATCGCTGGCCAAGCATCTGGAGGCTATCGTTGAAGCCGGGCGTAACCTAGTGATGCTATTCGAGGAGGCGGGCCGGGATTTCTCAGAGACCGGAGCGGACGTGGCCGGTGCGCTCTCGCGAATCGCAGGGCAGCGCGAGGCGATCATGGTAGTGCTCACTGGAGAGCGTCCGGATCTCCTCTACTACGCCGTGATCGACAGGCGACCGCACATCAAAGCTGAGCGACTCTGTGCCGCCAGCGTCGACGTCGGACAGATAATCGCCGAGGAGCTCTTCCCGCAAGCTGACTCCATGGTGTTCACGAGCGCGACGCTGGCTTCCGGCGACGACTTCTCGCACTTCGTTCGCGGAGTGGGGCTCGACAGGCTGGGCCCGACCGGGTTTCGCACGGTGCGACTGGATTCGAGCTACGATTTCGACCGCCAGATGGCGGTGTTCGTACCCGATGACCTCCCGGAGCCCAATCGCCCGAAGTACAAGGAGTCGATCGAGAGCCTGCTCTTCGAGATACACGTCGCGATGGGAGGCTCGATCCTGACGCTCTTCACCAACCGTCGCGAGATGGAGGCGCTCTACAGCGCACTTGCCCCGAGACTCAAGGCCGAAGGAATCGCGCTGCTCATCCAAGGCAAGGGAACCTCGCCCAAACGCCTACGGGAGCAGTTCATCGCCGATGAGCAGTCGGCACTCTTCGCGACCAAGGCGTTCTGGGAAGGGTTCGATGCCAAGGGGCGCACATTGCGAGGGGTCGTGATCCCGAAACTTCCCTTCGGCAGGCCGGATCAACCGCTGGCTGCGGAGAGAGAGTCGCGCGAGGGCTCGGCCGCGTGGCGCAAGTACGCGCTACCCGAGGCGATCATCGAGCTCAAGCAAGCCGCGGGTCGCCTGATCCGCTCCGCCGAGGACACCGGCTGCCTGGTGATCGCCGACTCGCGGGTACTGCGCAAGGCTTACGGGCGCGAGTTCCTCTCGGCGTTGCCGGTCGACGATGTCGAGGTGCTACCCACCGAGCAGGTCATCCGCGAGATCCGCGACCGCTTCTCGCACCTCTGAGGGGCCGAGGACCTCGATCGCGCCCAAGTGAGCCACCACCTGACGAGCCAACCAAGCGTGCCCCGCGAACGGGATGTCAGCCAGGGCAGAGCCATCAGCGAGCTGTTCTACCACTTGGAGTCCGGGCCACTCGGCTTCGGCGAGTT of the Actinomycetota bacterium genome contains:
- a CDS encoding exonuclease domain-containing protein; protein product: MSDSLARYLAPGTVPDVIRAYGELSDRALSAVFGLEDEVVIVDIETTGIDPERDRIIEVAALLCRGPETVDRFHTMVDPGRRIPEAIVQLTGIATSMVRGEPSPAEAASALVDFVGGREVIAHNAAFDREFLQRAVPGRGFVEPWLDSVRLTQIALPRLRSHTLSDLAAVFGVHTPTHRAGDDVEALARIWRIALCGLDLLPRALVQELATALAGYDPKLSATLAQVSFDQRAAAFDLREERKRLVSADDAEAMRDAREVELRIPSEAELVEAFSDSGLAGRMYESFEARAEQLQMARAVTEAFAEGRHAAIEAGTGVGKSLAYLAPAAYIAQASGVGIGIATKTNSLLDQLVHGELPALSSAMEADFRYVSLKGYDHYPCLRKLEKVMSDPQDMQAQEIVSVATLAAWTAQSAWGDLDSVNTHWSTGLRQRICASISECTRKKCRYFPNLCYLHGTRRKAGKAHIVVTNHALLFRDAAAGGGILPTLRHWIVDEAHAAEAEARRQLTLEASHRDLGATLALLHTKGRGGILEGVRRKALQAESVTTTDLIHAVDALEERIGTAAALTDSFFDYVKDIGESVGDRDYTYCELRIDGRIRHTREWAAVERVGASLAKHLEAIVEAGRNLVMLFEEAGRDFSETGADVAGALSRIAGQREAIMVVLTGERPDLLYYAVIDRRPHIKAERLCAASVDVGQIIAEELFPQADSMVFTSATLASGDDFSHFVRGVGLDRLGPTGFRTVRLDSSYDFDRQMAVFVPDDLPEPNRPKYKESIESLLFEIHVAMGGSILTLFTNRREMEALYSALAPRLKAEGIALLIQGKGTSPKRLREQFIADEQSALFATKAFWEGFDAKGRTLRGVVIPKLPFGRPDQPLAAERESREGSAAWRKYALPEAIIELKQAAGRLIRSAEDTGCLVIADSRVLRKAYGREFLSALPVDDVEVLPTEQVIREIRDRFSHL